The segment CGATAAATAATGCTATTCTAGGTATGTCCTTTTCATTATGGTTTTTTCTAAATTTATTAAATACTAATACTATCAGGATTATACTAATTATTGCATAGATAATTAATTGATATTCTGGACTGATTAATCCACCGGTAATGTTGGATTTACCAATCAATCCATCAGGGATGTGCATATTTATACCTCCGATGCCTATTATATTCTTTTATTTAAAATATATTCACCTATTTATTTAATATATCTCAAGTTATATATAAGCTAATACCCTATAGAGGTATAAGGTAGCTTAAAATTAAATTATAAACGCTAAATTAACTTTAAATGAAAAAGTACTCATATGTTAATATGAAATATTATTCCAACATATAAAGATATTATTTATATACTACAATGCAAATAATAGATATAGTGAAAAAGATGAAAAAGTTAACATACTTCTATTATAATGAATTTATAAATTATTTGAATCGGAACAAGATATTTTATTTGATATCAGTACTCTTATTTGTCCTATCGATGGCTGTAGGTTATAGTTTGGTATCGGTTGAGGATATAGAAAGTATCAATGACCAGACTTTTACTCCAATAGAAGACTGGGATAAACCAACACAATTCGTAGACCTGTTTAAGCATAACTTTATCATAGACTTGGGATGTATAATAGGCGGATTGACATTTTCCATATATTCAGCAATTGTAAATTTAATCAATGGAATGATGGTGGGTTATGTTCTGCGATTAGCACCAACAGGGATATTCATGCTGGGAATAGTACCTCATGGTATATTTGAGATACCCTCCAGTATAGTTGCATTTGTAGGAAGCCTCTCTGTAACAAAAATTGAAATAAACCTAATTAAAGGCGTACTTCAAAACGGAAAGACATTTAAAGGTGAGTTATTCAACTCAAGGGACTTATTTAAGGATGTTCTGATATCCCTTTTACTGGTGATGATACTATTGCTAATAGCCGGATTTATAGAGGCATTCATCACACCTGACTTACTTAACTGGTATATAGGATAATCCCCATAAACCAACTTTTTTTTTTAATTAAAATATTTATTGATAGTTTTACAAAACTATAATCATGAATCAGACAAATCAATTACTAAATAAAATTAAAGATAACGAAATCAAAAATGAAAAATTGGATGAAAGTATCTCCTTTGATGATGAAGAAGAAACTAATGAAGAGTTAAATAATTTAACAGAAGATAACCTTGCTGAATACCTGAAAAATGTTGAATGTGATGCCCACTCCAAAGAACTCTTAGACAGGTATCTTAAAAATAAGGAAAAATAAGATCATTATTAAAATCAATACAATATGGCATTTAATATGGATAAATATTCCGGTACTTTACCATTATCGTCGATCCATTTTACTTCAGTATCGAATATTTCCCGTGTTATTTTAACAACCAATCCGCCTATTGATTCAACACTATTTCTTCTCAAATCGGGAAATAAACATTTTTCATTTCTTATTTTTGAACATTTTCTGCAAAGGTTACAATAACCAGATGATAGATAAACGCCATTCTTATTTTTTTCAAGCATTTTAAGTTCTTCTGTAAGTTTATTTTTCTCTTTAAATAATGTATCATGTAGAAATTTATTCAACTGGGTGCTATCAAGCCTTTGATTTGTAATACTGTCATCAAATAATAATCTTACATAGATTAAATCTATCTTCTCATATGGCTTATAGAAACTGCTGATGTCACAATTAAAATCTGGACATGCCCAGTTTTTGTTATAGGATGGACACTTCTTACAGGCATTCAATGTCCTGTTAAAATCAACGTAATTATCCAGGTAATCATATATACTTAATGTTTTTTGATTTTTTGTTAGATGGTAACAATCATTAAAATTATAAACAGTCATAATAATCGGCCTTCTTTAAACCTATAATAGTATATGTCATTAATGATAATTAAATGGTGTCAATAAGCCTTAAATGAATGTTGTAAAGTATTTATTAAGAATTTTCTAAATAATTATTTATTAGTAAAATGAGTAGTAATCAAATAGTTTAATGTGAAAATTGATTAAATTAAAAAAAATATAAAAAAGGATTATAAAAATGATTTTTTAATCATAGAATTTACCTAAGAAAGATTTCATTCTTTCATTGTCTGAAGAAAATACTTCTTCTGGTGTTCCTTGTTCAATAATGTATCCATTATCCATAAATATGATGTTATCTGCAACATTACGTGCAAATGTCATCTCGTGGGTTACGATAACCATAGTCATATGTTCAGCTGCCAAATCCTTGATAACCTTTAAAATCTCCCCAGTTAATTCAGGATCCAACGCTGATGTAGGTTCATCAAAGAATAATATATCCGGATTCATTGCCAGTGCTCTTGCAATGGAAACCCTCTGCTGTTGTCCACCGGATAATTCACATGGATAGGCATCTTCCTTATCGGCCAAATCCATTTTTTTAAGTAATTCACGGGCTTCCTTGTAGACTTCCGTTTTTTCTCTTTTTTGAACCTTTAAAGGTGCATTTGTAATATTTTTCATCACAGAATGATGTGGGAACAAATTGAAATTCTGAAATACCAATCCGAAGGTACCGTCAAAATTTATTTCTCCACTATCAAATGTTTCAAGCTCTGTAATACATCTAAGAAGTGTGGATTTACCAGAACCTGACGGTCCAATGATACATAAAACTTCACCCTTATTAACATCAAGAGAAATATCTTTCAAAACCTCGTTATCGCCGAAACTTTTCTTAAGATTCTTAATTTCCAATAAAGCCATGATATCTCTCCTAATCATAATAACTTAAACGTTTTTCGAAACGTTCCATAATAAATGCAACCAATACATTGAATACATAATAGAATACACCTGCAACTAATAATGCACTGATTGATGCATCAGCTGCTGCAATCTGTTTTGCAACCGTAAACATTTCCGGTATTGCTAATACGAATGATAATGATGTATCTTTAACAAGAGTAATTACTTCATTTGTAATTGAAGGTAATACAATTTTTATAACTTGAGGTAAAACTATTATAAAAAAAGTTTCAATCTTATTATATCCTAATACTTGAGCTGCTTCGTACTGTCCCTTAGGAATTGATTCAATTCCGCCTCTGAATATTTCGGCAAAGTATGCTGCATAGTTAATTGAAAATGCTATGATAACTGCTATCATCCTATATTCAGGTGATAGTGTCATTCCAAAAATATAGTAAGGTCCAAAGAATACTACGATTAACTGTAGCATTAAAGGTGTACCTCTCATGATTGAAATATATATTTTCATTAACCATTGAAGAGGCTTAAATTTACTCATTCTTCCTGCGGCAATAGCCAAACCTAGCGGAATAGAGAATAATAGGGTAAGTAAGAATATCTCTATGGAAGTAACCATTCCTTCACATAATTGGGATATAACTGTACTTAATATCATATATTATTCGCCTATTATTTTTTTTGAAGTTTATTCAGAAATTAATGATTCAGGAACTCCATAATCAGCATATTTTTCAGCTAATTTAGCGGTTGTTCCGTCTTTTTGCATTTCATCTAAAGTGGTCTGTACTTTGTCTTTCAATGCATCATTACCTAATTTGAAACCGATTCCATATTCTTCAGATGTAATCTGTTCATCTAAGATTTTGTATTGGTCAGCACCATGTTCTTTTACTTGGAATTTAGCAGTGTTATAGTCCATAGCTACTGCATCACAAGCTCCTGATTGTAAATCATTGAATGCTGTGTTATAATCTGCAATTTGTACTAAATCTGTGAAGGTATCAGCGATTGTTTTGTTGTCACCTTGAAGAGCACTTAATGCAGATGAATCTTTTTGAGTTTCAACATGTTTAGCTTTTAAATCTGCTAATTTGTTAATTCCGGAATCTGATTTTACTACAATGACTTGTTTGTTGTCAATGTAAGGTTTTGACCAGGTGTATTTGTCTTTTCTTTCATCAGTTATACTGAATCCGTTCCAAATACAGTCAATTGTTCCAGAACTTAATTCACTGTCCTTTGCATCCCAATCAATTGGTTGAGCTTTGAAAGTCCAGTTGTTTCTTTTACAAACTTCTTGAGCTAAATCTAAATCAAATCCTGTGTAGGATCCGTTGTCAGCTTTATATCCATAAGGAGGGAATTCTGCATCAAATCCAACGATTAATGTATTATCATCGTTAGCAGAATTTTCTGCACTTACCATTGAAACTGCTACAATTGCAAGTACTAAAACTCCTAATAAAATTCCTACTTTTTTAATCATAAAAACACCGAATTTTTATTTTTATTTTTTATGTTTTTTTTTATTTAATAATAGAATAAAGATTATTCTATAATATTATATTTATTTATCTGAATATTTATGTATTACATTATAGATAGTGATTAATTATTATAAATATCCTATGTCAAATCATTATAAATGATATTTGATGTAAAATATAACTATATTAATCAATCAAGATAAGCAATAAATTAAATAATTACTTTCAATATATCTAATAATAAAGACAAAAGGTTTAAATGATGAAAAAATTATTTATTTTTGATTTTGATGGTACATTATTCAATACAATAGAACAGTTGGTTTATAATATGAATCAGGCATTACATCTTCATGGTTATCCCGTATTGACACTGGATGAATATAAGCTGGCCGTTGGAGGAAATGTCAACCAGGTCATATCCAACGTATTGGGTTCAAATTCCAGTCCGGAAAATATTGAAAAGGTAAAGAAAACATATCTTGAAATAGTTGAAGATTATGAAGATACACTGACACAACCATTCGAGGACATTGAAGAGATATTAACATATCTACAGGAAAATAACATCCAATTGGCCATTAACTCCAACAGATATACATATTCCATTAAGTCATATGTGGATAAATTCCTGAATAATATTAATTTTATAGACATACAGGGACATGAACCACCGAATCCATCAAAACCCGATGCATATGGGCTAAATCAAATATTGCAAAAAAGCAGTATCAATAAAGAGGACGTGGTCTACGTGGGAGATTCACCAACCGATGTACAAACGGCAAAAAATGCCGGTATTGACTGTGTAATCGTTACATGGGGCTACGCTGATTATGACTTATTGGATGATGACTACATATTGAAAGTAATCTCCAAACCACACGAATTAAAGGAATTAATATAGAATCATAGTTGATAATATGGTAGACAATATAAAAGTAAGGGGTGCCAGGGTACATAACCTGAAAAGCATAGATGTGGATATTCCCCTTGGAAAAATAGTTTCAATAGCCGGAGTATCCGGTAGCGGTAAATCCTCACTGGCATTGGGTGTATTGTATGCCGAGGGCTCACGCAGATACCTGGAGGCACTCTCCACTTATACCCGACGACGGATAACACAACATTCAAAGGCCAAAGTTGATTCAATTGAACATGTACCTGCCAGTCTTGCACTCAACCAGCGACCCAGCATACCTGGTATAAGAAGTACCTTCGGTACCGGCAGTGAATTATTAAACTCCATACGACTGCTTTTTTCACGCTGCAGCAGACAAGTATGTCCCAATGGACATCACGTTAACGAATCCATTAATATAGCAAGGGAATTACCCATTAAATGTCCTGAATGTGGAGTGGAATTCTATGGATTGTCAGCCGAGGAGTATTCATTTAACAGTGACGGAGCCTGCTCAAAGTGTTCCGGTACAGGCATTATAAGGGATGTGGATATATCCACATTAGTACCTGATGAAAATTTGACACTAAAGCAGGGGGCAGTTAAGCCATGGACAATGTTTGGATTATCCTCCATGTACCTGGTAGCCAAAGAATTGGGTGTCAGGGTTGACGTAGCATTCAAGGATTTAACCGACAAGGAAAAGGAGATAATCTACCATGGGGACGCCGTAACAAAAAAGGTAATTATACCGACAAACGGCAAGGCATTTGATGTTAACTTCACCTATAGAAATGCCATAGAAGCCGTACGGATAGCACTTGACAAGGCACAATCAGAAAAGGGATTGACACGCATCAACAAATACCTAAAAACACAGGTATGTGATGAATGTCATGGTACAAGACTAAATAAAAGGGCCGATTCAACACTTTTAAATGGATTGACCCTCAGTCAGGTATGTAAGATGAGCCTGGATGAAGCCTTCAAATGGATTGATAATAGCATAAAGTCATTGCCGGATAATATCAAGAAGATGGCTTGTCCCATCTATGAGGAATTTACAGATAATGCCAATATCCTGCTGGAATTAGGATTGGGTTATCTGACCCTGGACAGGCCTAGTTCAACATTATCCACCGGAGAGTTACAAAGAGTTCAGCTGGCACGTACGGTTAGAAATCAGACCACCGGCATATTATATGTACTTGATGAGCCATCAATAGGACTGCATCCGGCAAACATTGACGGATTAATCAAATTGGTACATAGATTAAATGATGATGGAAATTCAGTAATCATCGTAGATCATGATACCAGAATACTTAAGATAGCAGATTATCTAATTGAAATCGGACCGGAATCCGGATATAATGGTGGTAATATAATATCCCAGGGACCGATTGATTCAGTTATCAAGGATGAAAACTCAATCATTGCTCCATATATAACAGGTGATGAAGAAATTATTATTCGAGACAAAACAGCTTCCGAAGAGATATTTGATGAAGGTACCATAAAATTATCAACTGATATGATACATACGGTCAAAGAATTGGACTTGAAAATTGCAAAATGTAGATTGAATGTTGTAACAGGTGTCAGTGGCAGCGGTAAAACAACACTAATACTTGAAAGCCTATATCCTGCTATATTAAATACCATAAACAATGAAAAACTTCCAAGCCATATAAAAAGCATAGATACAAGCGGCATCAATAAGATTTATCTGATAGACTCCGCACCTATAGGTAAGAATGTCAGAAGTACACTAGCCACATACAGCGGAGTTTTAAGTCATATTAGAAAACTATATTCACAACTGGACAAATCCATTGAAAAAGGATATACCCTGAAGGATTTCTCCTATAATACCGGTAGTTTAAGATGTCCCACATGTAACGGTACAGGTCAGATAAATCTTGACGTGCAGTTTTTACCTGATGTGGAGATAACATGTCCTGACTGTGAAGGTCTTAGATTTTCAGACAAAGCCGATGATATAATATATAATGACTATTCCATCAAGCAATTGATGGCACTGACTGTTGATGAAGCTATCGAAGTATTTGATGAGGAAAAGAAAATACTCAATAAGCTAGAGACATTATCTGATATGGGATTAGGATACTTAACATTAGGAGAAGCTACTCCTGCATTAAGTGGTGGTGAAGCACAAAGACTCAAACTGTCATCACAGATGAATAAAAAACAGGACTCCTCACTTTTTATATTTGACGAGCCAACCATCGGATTACATCCAAGGGATGTTAAGAAGTTAATATGCATATTTGATAAGCTCATTGAAAATAATGCCACAATAGTTGTGATTGAACATGACCTGGACTTAATAAGAAATGCCGATTATATCATTGATATGGGTCCTAAAGGTGGAGTTCTAGGTGGACGTATAGTAGCCGAAGGAACACTTGATGAGATAATAGCTAACAAAAACAGTATAACGGCCAAGTACTTGAAGTAATATTATTTATCTTTTTCTTTAGATTAAATATGCTGCAATCACAAATCATAATTAAAATCAGTCACATATACTTACATAACAATAATCAAAAAGAAGATTGACTATGAATATTATAAAAATACTCCGATAGCCATTAGTGGATTGATGCTGGCCTTGTTTTCTCTGGGTTCACATTTTAACAATTACATGAATAACAGCAATATAATACTGGGATCTATAGGTGTTATCATTCTATTTTTGCTTGTGTTAAAGATTATACTCTATTCACAAGATTTCTTGATGGAATTTGACAATATAATCGTAGCCAGTACTTCAGGTACATTCTCCATGGCATTGATGATGTTTAGCACATATATCCTACCATATAACAGCAGGATATCATTTATAATTTGGGCCGTGGCAGTTTTCCTGCATATATTGTTGATAATATACTTCACATACAGATACATTCTACATGATTACTCATTGGAAAATGTCTATCCAAGCTACTGGATAGTATATATAGGAATATCAATGGCCAGTATAACAGGCGGTGTCTATATGGGCAGTTATAATTATATCTTCTTTTTGTTTGGATTTATTATGATGTTTCCAACATTAATATTGGTAAGCTATAGATACATTAAAAAGACCGTAACAAATGATGCATTCAAACCACTGATTTGTATATATGCGGCAATACTTAGCATACTTATAGTAGCATATGTGAATTCATTTACTGAGGTGTCATACACCTTTCTGATTATCATATATACAATTGCATGTCTTTTTTACCTGCTGGCATTGTATAAGTTTATCCAATACAGACATATTGCATTCTATCCAAGCTATTCGGCCTATTCATTTCCATTTGTAATCAGCCTGGTTGCCACGTATAAAATGTACAATATATTTGATAATGTAATTTTAGGATATATACTCATAATAGAAACAGTTATAGCAATAATCTGTGTAGGCTACGTATTAATTGAATATATAGAAAACATTTACTTAAACAATTGTTTGAAAAAATAGAAATTAAAAATGGGGGTTGAGATTAAACTGTATTATAAAGACCAGTCAATCTCCTCTACACCATTTTCTTTTAGGAATTCATTGGCCAATTTAAAGTGATTGGAGCCTAAAAATCCACGTCTTGCCGAAAAGGGGCTGGGATGAGATGTGACAAGTACCAAATGATTAGGATTGTTTAACAGTTCCTTCTTTTTTTCTGCCTGTTTTCCCCATAACATGAATACTATCGGCTGATTTTGCTTATTTATTTTTGTTATCACATTATCAGTAAATCTTTGCCAGCCACACTTGCTATGACTGTTGGCATTAGCTTCCTCAACAGTCAATACCGTATTCAATAGAAATACTCCCTGTTTTGCCCATTTATCAAGACAACCACTACGTGGTATTTTATATCCATACTCCATGCGTATTTCCTTGAATATGTTACTTAATGATCTTGGTATTGGATTACCGTCGGGTGTTGAAAATGCCAGTCCATGTGCCTGATTTTTTTCATGATATGGATCCTGACCCAATATTACAACCTTAATGTCTGATAATGGTGTGTACTTGAATGCATTGAATATGTCCTCTTCGGGTGGATAAATTGTTTTATTGGCATATTCATTCTCTATAAAGACATCCATCTTCTGATAGTACAACTTTGTATATTCCTTCTGGAGAAAATCATCCCAGCTATTACCTACTTCTACATCCAACATTATCCTCAAACCTTAATTTAATTGTTTTAGCTATCTAAATTTCATTATCCAATATTTCACTTATTAATGTTCTTCCAAGCATATAAGCTTCTTTTAAATCCTTTGGAAATTGTTCGTCACGTGTCTTTCTTTTTTTCTCTTCATCAAACATATAATTTTCATATAACGAATAATCCTTAAATTGATACGTGTCATAGACCTTGAATGAATGTGTTTTACCAAATGAGTATTCTATGAATCTTTCTATTAGATTAAATACTGATTCGCCATATAATTTTTCGCCCATATCCTTATCGACATTCATTGTATAGATGCATGCTGTTGTTTTCTTTTCTGCCAGTGAATCTGCTCCATAAACGTATTTCGGAAATATCAGTCTTTCAAGAAAACTTCTCATCTGACCGGTCACGTTACCGAAATAGATTGGACTTGCCATTATAATTGCATCAGATGCCCATAGTTTTGGAAGAAGTTCCAGTAGATCATCCTTTATTGGACATTGACCATAGAATTTTCCATCAATCTTTTTACAATGGAAACAGGATTTACATCCCTTATAGTCAAGGTCATATAAATCTATAATTTCAATGTTTATTTCATCATCATATTGTCTATCTTCCAGTTGGTCATATGCTCCCTCCACCAGAGCATCCAACACTTTTGACGTATTATACTTTTTTCTAGGACTGCCATTTATCACATAAAAATCCATATTCAATCACCTTTTATAAGTATATTTTTCTATGAATATCCTATTATAGTTATTTAAACTACGATTTTATTATTGTGGGTAAAATAATTATAAGTAGAAATCGTTTAGAATAAATAAATTGGAGCACTACTAATTATGTCATATCTACGTTTTATTAAAAATGTTATAATAATAGTTTAAGATAGGTGATAATTGATTAAAATGATTTAAATAGTTAAATAAATATATGTGTGATTATATAATAAATATTGTTAATATTTAATTAGCAATAATATAGTTATTTGAATTAAATTAATAACTGAGGTGTGTAAATGAATAAAAACATCATTTTATTATTAATGTTATTCATCATTTCCATAGGAGTAACCGCTGTATCTGCAGGTGAGGATATCTCTGATGCAAGTACTTTAACAAGTGACATTGATGATTATGACACTATAAATACATATGATGATTATGAAGAAATGGACGACAACGATGACATTGACAATTACGATGACTATGATGATTCTGAAGATGAAAACTTGGATGATATGGATGATTCTGAGGATTATGATGATTCTGAAGATGATTACATAGATGATATGGACGATTACGAAGACTATGAGGAAATGGATGATTCTGAGGATTATGATGATTCTGAAGATGATTACATAGATGATATGGACGATTACGAAGACTATGAGGAAATGGATGATTACGAAGATTATGATGATTCTGAAGATGATTACATAGATGATATGGATGATTCTGAGGACTATGATGATTCTGAAGATGATTACATAGATGATATGGATGATTCTGAAGACTATGAGGACATGGATGATTCTGAGGATTATGATGATTCTGAAGATGAAAACTTGGATGATATGGATGATTCTGAGGACTATGATGATTCTGAAGATGATTACATAGAGGATATGGACGATTACGAAGACTACGATGATTCTGAAGATGATTACATAGATGATATGGATGGTTCTGAAGACTATGGTGACATGGATGATTCTGAGGACTATGATGATTCTGAAGATGATTATATAGATGATATGGATGAATATGATGACAGTGAAAACCAGCAAACATATTATGAAGCTATAGAATTAGATTATAATGCTACTAATCTAGGTGGTAATTACAGTATTGCTTCAAAAAATTATACGCAATACTACTCTAAAGATATAGCTACCAGTAGTTATATGCCTATGCTAAAAGTTTACTCTAATAATGTAGCTACCCCTAACATTGCATCTATATCAAATAACGTTCCATCTCCTACTGAAAATATAGTTCCTGAGGTATATTCAACTGGTGTAATAATCAATAAAACAGATAATGTAAAAATAGTTAATTCAACAAGTAAATCCAAATCAACTAAAAACACGACAACAAAAAACAATAAGAAAAGTTCAGATAAAAAACCTGTTAAAATAAAATTAACAACAAAAAAGGCTAAGAATAATCCTATTGTAAAAACTACTCAGAAAAATGGTATCATTAAAAGTACTCAAAAAAATAGTATCATAAAGCAATATAATCCATATCTATATGAGTTATGGTTAAAACTATTAAATGAGGGTAATATCACCAATATAACATACTCAGATTTTATCAAACTCTTAAAAGAAAATGGAATAAACATTAATGCAAAAACATTTGATGTTGAAAAAATCATAGAAATATGCGATAAAAAATTAGAAGATAGTAAAAATAAAACTATCTGATTAATGGAATATAGTTAATAAGTTAACTATATTCACCCTATTTTTTTTTAAAAATTATAAGTGTTGGTTAAGCAATGTGAAAAAGTCCACAGTTTTATCTGAATTAACCCGGTTTAATGTATGATAACATGATGGACAGTATGTTATTACCTTATTTCCACTCAATGTCTTAAGCGATACCTTCTTAGCTAATTCTTTATCACCGGTATTAATTCCCACGCCAAATCCACAACATGAATTTGCCCTTTCAAGGGGTACATTTTTTATAATCTTTCTTGCCTGTGATGCCCTTTCGAGTGCATGACATGGATCATGAATTATATATCCGCTACCATCTACTTCCACATCATTAAATAGGTCCATTGCAAATATTATTTCAATATCAAAGTCAGGATGTGTGGAATAATAATCCCTGAAGGATTCATAGCAGCCAGGACATATTGTTATTATTTTCTTGACACCATGCCTTTTGAATTTTTTAATGTTATCCTCAACTACCTTATCGCCTTCCTTTTTAAGACCTAACAGGAAGAGCATAATACCACAGCAGGATTCATCACTTAGGATTGAAAAATCAACGTCAATCTTCTTTAATGATTCGCTTACTGACTCGATTAATTCATTTTCTCGAAACCTGCTTGTACAACCACGATGAAGTATAACTTCATGTATCTTACCATCATCAACAAGTTCAACTTCTTCACCATAGGAGTTATTCTTAACCATTATATTGTTCTTTATTCTTTCTTCATAGCTCATTTGTCAATCTCCCTTATCATATAAAAAACAGTTTTCCATATGGGAATTGATTATTCCTATTGCCTGTAAATATGAATATATTATGGTAGGACCTACAAATTTCATGCCCCTTTTCTTTAAATCCTTTGATATACTGTCACCCAGGGGGGATGTTGTTTTATCATTTTCATATATTATCTTCTCACCAGTAAATGTCATTAGATATTCATGAAAACTTCCATATTCTTCCTGGATTTTTTTATATATACGGGCGTTATTAATGGCGGCATGTATCTTTAATTTGTTTCTTATTATTCCCTTGTTATTTTTTAGTTCTTCTATCTTCTCATCATCATATTCACTTATCTTATCAAGATCAAATCCATCAAATGCCTTTCTGAAATTATCCCGTTTATTTAATATTGTCTCCCATGATAATCCTGCCTGGAATGATTCTAATATGAGCATTTCAAATAGGTAATCATCATCCAGGTTAAGTATCCCCCATTCTTCGTCATGATATTTAATATATAACTCATTTTCTGGGTTGCACCAGAAGCATCGATTCTTTCGGTCATCATATTTCATAGTATCAACATTTTCTATTATACAATAATTTATGTTTATCTTAATATTTAATGATGAAATATGCTTTGAATAGACTATGAATGATTTAAAAAAAAATTAGATAAAGGTGATGATTTCTTTATTTGATAATCCATTCTTTTATATTGTCCGGATTTTCATTTACCGTTAATCTTTTGGCATCAATCCAGTTGTTGTCTGGATATGCAGT is part of the Methanosphaera sp. BMS genome and harbors:
- a CDS encoding excinuclease ABC subunit UvrA — translated: MVDNIKVRGARVHNLKSIDVDIPLGKIVSIAGVSGSGKSSLALGVLYAEGSRRYLEALSTYTRRRITQHSKAKVDSIEHVPASLALNQRPSIPGIRSTFGTGSELLNSIRLLFSRCSRQVCPNGHHVNESINIARELPIKCPECGVEFYGLSAEEYSFNSDGACSKCSGTGIIRDVDISTLVPDENLTLKQGAVKPWTMFGLSSMYLVAKELGVRVDVAFKDLTDKEKEIIYHGDAVTKKVIIPTNGKAFDVNFTYRNAIEAVRIALDKAQSEKGLTRINKYLKTQVCDECHGTRLNKRADSTLLNGLTLSQVCKMSLDEAFKWIDNSIKSLPDNIKKMACPIYEEFTDNANILLELGLGYLTLDRPSSTLSTGELQRVQLARTVRNQTTGILYVLDEPSIGLHPANIDGLIKLVHRLNDDGNSVIIVDHDTRILKIADYLIEIGPESGYNGGNIISQGPIDSVIKDENSIIAPYITGDEEIIIRDKTASEEIFDEGTIKLSTDMIHTVKELDLKIAKCRLNVVTGVSGSGKTTLILESLYPAILNTINNEKLPSHIKSIDTSGINKIYLIDSAPIGKNVRSTLATYSGVLSHIRKLYSQLDKSIEKGYTLKDFSYNTGSLRCPTCNGTGQINLDVQFLPDVEITCPDCEGLRFSDKADDIIYNDYSIKQLMALTVDEAIEVFDEEKKILNKLETLSDMGLGYLTLGEATPALSGGEAQRLKLSSQMNKKQDSSLFIFDEPTIGLHPRDVKKLICIFDKLIENNATIVVIEHDLDLIRNADYIIDMGPKGGVLGGRIVAEGTLDEIIANKNSITAKYLK
- a CDS encoding DUF2284 domain-containing protein; amino-acid sequence: MTVYNFNDCYHLTKNQKTLSIYDYLDNYVDFNRTLNACKKCPSYNKNWACPDFNCDISSFYKPYEKIDLIYVRLLFDDSITNQRLDSTQLNKFLHDTLFKEKNKLTEELKMLEKNKNGVYLSSGYCNLCRKCSKIRNEKCLFPDLRRNSVESIGGLVVKITREIFDTEVKWIDDNGKVPEYLSILNAILY
- a CDS encoding HAD family hydrolase codes for the protein MKKLFIFDFDGTLFNTIEQLVYNMNQALHLHGYPVLTLDEYKLAVGGNVNQVISNVLGSNSSPENIEKVKKTYLEIVEDYEDTLTQPFEDIEEILTYLQENNIQLAINSNRYTYSIKSYVDKFLNNINFIDIQGHEPPNPSKPDAYGLNQILQKSSINKEDVVYVGDSPTDVQTAKNAGIDCVIVTWGYADYDLLDDDYILKVISKPHELKELI
- a CDS encoding amino acid ABC transporter permease gives rise to the protein MILSTVISQLCEGMVTSIEIFLLTLLFSIPLGLAIAAGRMSKFKPLQWLMKIYISIMRGTPLMLQLIVVFFGPYYIFGMTLSPEYRMIAVIIAFSINYAAYFAEIFRGGIESIPKGQYEAAQVLGYNKIETFFIIVLPQVIKIVLPSITNEVITLVKDTSLSFVLAIPEMFTVAKQIAAADASISALLVAGVFYYVFNVLVAFIMERFEKRLSYYD
- a CDS encoding stage II sporulation protein M, encoding MKKLTYFYYNEFINYLNRNKIFYLISVLLFVLSMAVGYSLVSVEDIESINDQTFTPIEDWDKPTQFVDLFKHNFIIDLGCIIGGLTFSIYSAIVNLINGMMVGYVLRLAPTGIFMLGIVPHGIFEIPSSIVAFVGSLSVTKIEINLIKGVLQNGKTFKGELFNSRDLFKDVLISLLLVMILLLIAGFIEAFITPDLLNWYIG
- a CDS encoding amino acid ABC transporter substrate-binding protein → MIKKVGILLGVLVLAIVAVSMVSAENSANDDNTLIVGFDAEFPPYGYKADNGSYTGFDLDLAQEVCKRNNWTFKAQPIDWDAKDSELSSGTIDCIWNGFSITDERKDKYTWSKPYIDNKQVIVVKSDSGINKLADLKAKHVETQKDSSALSALQGDNKTIADTFTDLVQIADYNTAFNDLQSGACDAVAMDYNTAKFQVKEHGADQYKILDEQITSEEYGIGFKLGNDALKDKVQTTLDEMQKDGTTAKLAEKYADYGVPESLISE
- a CDS encoding amino acid ABC transporter ATP-binding protein, producing MALLEIKNLKKSFGDNEVLKDISLDVNKGEVLCIIGPSGSGKSTLLRCITELETFDSGEINFDGTFGLVFQNFNLFPHHSVMKNITNAPLKVQKREKTEVYKEARELLKKMDLADKEDAYPCELSGGQQQRVSIARALAMNPDILFFDEPTSALDPELTGEILKVIKDLAAEHMTMVIVTHEMTFARNVADNIIFMDNGYIIEQGTPEEVFSSDNERMKSFLGKFYD